Part of the Natrinema salinisoli genome is shown below.
TGGGACTGATCGGTCCGAACGGGTCTGGAAAGAGTACCGTCTTCAACTGCATCATGGGGATCTACGACGTGACGGGTGGCTCCGTCCAGTTCAGGGACACCGACCTCACGAAGCTGGATACCCACGATATCGTTAACCGCGGTATCGCACGCGTTTCTCAGGAATCGAACCCGATTCCGTCCTCGACAGTCGGCGAAAACATAGAACTGTTCACGTATCCGAACGACATCTTCTCACTCACCGGCGGTGCGAGTCAAGCGGAAATCCTCGACATCGCTCGGCGATTCGACCTCGATGAGAAGTTGGATGTGCTTCCTGGATCTCTCCCTCACGCCGATGTCAGGCGGCTAGAAATCGCCAAAGCGCTGGCAACGGAGCCCGAAATGCTTCTCCTCGACGAACCGTTCGCGGGGATGAATCAGGCGGAAATTCGCAAACTGTCCGATCAAATTCGCGACATCCACGCCGAGGGACGGCCGATCATCATCGTCGACCACAATATGAAAGGACTCATGTCGATCGTCGACCGCGTCGTCGTCATCAACAGCGGGCAGAAAATCGCCGAAGGATCACCCGAGGAGATCGCGAACGACGAGACGGTCCAGAAAGCGTACCTTGCTGGTGCGGAGGTGACCAACTGATGGCCGATCCCGTTCTCGAAATCGACGGATTAGACGTGACTTACGGCAAGACGCAAGCGCTCGACGACGTCTCATTACGCGTCGAGGAAGGCGAGACAGTTGGTGTCATCGGCCCGAACGGCGCCGGGAAGACGACGCTGTTCGACACTCTCTCCGGGATCAAGGAGTACGAGGGCAGCATCAAACTGTTCGGCGAGGAACTGTCCGAGCTATCCAAGCGCGAAATCGTCGACCGCGGGCTCGTCCACTGTAGCGAAGAGCACGACCTCTTCCCGTTTTTCTCCGTCCACGAGAACCTCCTGATGGGGGCCTATCCTCGAGACGATCAGGAAGCCGCCAGGGAGACAATCGATTGGGTCTACGAGCTGTTCCCGCGGCTGGACGAACGTCGCGAACAGGACGCGGAGACGCTGAGTGGCGGTGAACAACAGATGCTCGCCATCGGCCGTGCGCTGGTCAGCGACCCGAAACTGCTGATCCTCGACGAGCCGACGCTGGGACTCGCTCCTGTCATCATCGACGACCTCGACGACACCTTTGAGCAGCTCAAACGGGAGGGAATCACCATCCTGATCGCCGAACAGAACACCACGTTCGCGATGCGCCACGCGGAACGACTCTATCTGCTCGAGACCGGAGAGATCACGCTCGAGGGGCCTGCCGCGGAACTCCGAGAGGACGACTACGTCCGTGACGCCTACATTGGCGTCACATAGCGTCGCTGTACTTTTTTGACGGGGACTGCGACAGATCGGCGCGCAGTCACGGCCGCGATCGCTACGAGGCCCACTGTACTCGCGGACATAGATTTACCTTGTCAGGGATCGTACGGGATGTCAGGACGATGGATGCTGTATACCTGCACGGGCCTGGAGACCTCCGTGTCGATGATGTCGAACAACACGATGTATCGACGGGGACGATCGCTGTCGATATCGAATACACCGGGATCTGTGGCTCAGACCTGCACGAGTACGAGGTCGGTCCGGTACCGATCCGAGCCGAAGCGACCGATCACTCGATTCCGGAGTCGGAGTGGGACGAGTACTTACCGAAACCAATGGGGCACGAGATCGCTGGTACGGTCTCGGATGTAAGTGAGACCGTTGACGACGTTCAGGTCGGGGATCGCGTCACATTAAATATGGTGGCTTCCTGCCATGACTGCCGCTACTGTGCGGCCGGCAAGTACCACCTCTGTGAGCGGGGGGACGGCGGGGTCGTCTCGAGCCGCGGATTTGCGGATCGAATCGTCGTCCCGTCCTCGATGGCAGTTCACGTCCCGGACGAGGTGTCGCTGCGCCACGCCGCGCTCACGGAACCACTCGGCGTCTCGCTTCGGGGCGTCCGCCGATCGGGCCTCGAACCGACCGACCGCATCGCGGTATTCGGCGCCGGTCCGATCGGACTCGGCGTCGTCGCAGGCGCTGCGGCGGCCGGTGCTCGCGAAATATACGTCAGTGAACCGCGAGCAACTCGTCGAGAGGCCGCAAAGGCGCTCGGCGCCGACGTCGTCATCGATCCGACTGCCGTCGACGCCGTCGAGAAGATTCAGCGGGAAACTGACCGAGTTGATGTCTCTTTCGAGTGCGCCGGAACGGCCACGACGCTGACGGATGCGCTCCGAAGTACCGCATACGGAGAAACGGTCGTCGTGCTCAGTGTGTTTGAGGAAGAAGTCCCGATACACCCGAACGATATTATGCAGGCGGAACGGGAACTCGTCGGGTCATTCGGATTCCAGGGCGGCCCGCTCGTTTCGCAGTCGGAATTTTCGACTGCGTTGGATCTGATCGCTGACGGCCGCATCGATCCCGAGCCGATGATCACGAAGACGGTGTCGTTGGACGCCGTTGAATCTGCGTTTGAGAGCCTCCGCGATCCCGAGACCGATCAGATCAAAGTACTCGCCGAGCCCTGACCCGTCGCGCGATCCATCTGGCCGGTCACCGATTCAGCGTGTGGATCGCTTGTCCGAGTGCGTTCTCGCAGGCTTCCATCACTGCCTCCGAGAGCGTCGGGTGCATGTGGATGGAACCGGCGACATCCTCGAGCGTCAGCCCTGTCTCGACTGCCAACCCGAGTTCACCGATCAGCTCGGACGCTTCGGGACCGACGATCTGTGCTCCGAGGAGT
Proteins encoded:
- a CDS encoding ABC transporter ATP-binding protein, encoding MSSDTVFRIDELRKEFGGLVAVDDLSFDLRDDEILGLIGPNGSGKSTVFNCIMGIYDVTGGSVQFRDTDLTKLDTHDIVNRGIARVSQESNPIPSSTVGENIELFTYPNDIFSLTGGASQAEILDIARRFDLDEKLDVLPGSLPHADVRRLEIAKALATEPEMLLLDEPFAGMNQAEIRKLSDQIRDIHAEGRPIIIVDHNMKGLMSIVDRVVVINSGQKIAEGSPEEIANDETVQKAYLAGAEVTN
- a CDS encoding ABC transporter ATP-binding protein, with amino-acid sequence MADPVLEIDGLDVTYGKTQALDDVSLRVEEGETVGVIGPNGAGKTTLFDTLSGIKEYEGSIKLFGEELSELSKREIVDRGLVHCSEEHDLFPFFSVHENLLMGAYPRDDQEAARETIDWVYELFPRLDERREQDAETLSGGEQQMLAIGRALVSDPKLLILDEPTLGLAPVIIDDLDDTFEQLKREGITILIAEQNTTFAMRHAERLYLLETGEITLEGPAAELREDDYVRDAYIGVT
- a CDS encoding zinc-binding dehydrogenase, with amino-acid sequence MSGIVRDVRTMDAVYLHGPGDLRVDDVEQHDVSTGTIAVDIEYTGICGSDLHEYEVGPVPIRAEATDHSIPESEWDEYLPKPMGHEIAGTVSDVSETVDDVQVGDRVTLNMVASCHDCRYCAAGKYHLCERGDGGVVSSRGFADRIVVPSSMAVHVPDEVSLRHAALTEPLGVSLRGVRRSGLEPTDRIAVFGAGPIGLGVVAGAAAAGAREIYVSEPRATRREAAKALGADVVIDPTAVDAVEKIQRETDRVDVSFECAGTATTLTDALRSTAYGETVVVLSVFEEEVPIHPNDIMQAERELVGSFGFQGGPLVSQSEFSTALDLIADGRIDPEPMITKTVSLDAVESAFESLRDPETDQIKVLAEP